A single region of the Micropterus dolomieu isolate WLL.071019.BEF.003 ecotype Adirondacks linkage group LG18, ASM2129224v1, whole genome shotgun sequence genome encodes:
- the LOC123986765 gene encoding G-protein coupled receptor 61-like, producing the protein MELLWNSSHPPPQLMSNMSASYLPEGWALSQSLALLAMLLMDLLAVVGNVAVMAVIAKAPQLHKFAFVFHLCVVDLLAALVLMPLGMLSSRAFFGEALCRSYLFLSVCLVSAAILSISVINVERYYYIIHPMRYEVKMTVGLVASVLVGIWVKALAMSALPLLAWLLQGGRAPLLESSAVGGGGGGAVPSPPAQGHRRCSLHWTGGGSNRLAFMVLFTLVYFLCPLLVILVVYCNMFKVARVAAMHHGPLPTWMDTPRRQRSESLSSRSTMVTSSGTGTGTDRATPQRPFGGGKAAAVLAAVGGQFLCCWLPYFTFHLYSALAASPPATLASLEEVVTWIGYFCFTSNPFFYGCLNRQIREELGKHLPCLFRRAGTEMEDRLPSREGSIEENFLQFLQGTGCNLDPQNSHSTSSPKGEACCPVAQSQTPELAQPIPIDFRIPGQIAEETSEFIDTEQAKNNHIYTDT; encoded by the coding sequence ATGGAGCTGCTGTGGAACTCCTCCCACCCACCTCCACAGCTCATGTCCAACATGTCTGCCTCCTATCTGCCTGAGGGCTGGGCCCTGTCCCAGTCGCTAGCCCTGCTGGCCATGCTGCTCATGGATCTGCTGGCTGTGGTGGGTAATGTGGCTGTCATGGCGGTCATTGCCAAGGCCCCACAGCTCCACAAGTTTGCCTTTGTCTTCCACCTGTGCGTGGTGGACCTGCTGGCAGCCCTGGTGCTGATGCCCCTTGGCATGCTCTCAAGCCGAGCCTTCTTCGGGGAGGCCCTGTGCCGGAGCTACCTCTTTCTCAGTGTGTGCCTGGTTAGTGCTGCCATCCTCTCTATCTCCGTCATCAATGTGGAGCGTTATTACTACATCATACACCCGATGCGCTATGAAGTAAAGATGACTGTTGGCCTGGTAGCGTCAGTGCTGGTGGGGATATGGGTCAAAGCCCTGGCAATGTCTGCTCTGCCTCTGCTCGCTTGGTTGCTGCAAGGTGGAAGAGCTCCTCTTCTGGAAAGTAGTGCTgtagggggaggaggaggtggggcaGTCCCATCTCCCCCTGCTCAGGGTCACAGGCGCTGTTCACTACACTGGACAGGGGGAGGGTCAAACCGCCTGGCCTTTATGGTCTTGTTTACACTGGTGTATTTCCTGTGTCCACTACTGGTTATTCTTGTTGTGTATTGCAATATGTTCAAAGTGGCTCGGGTTGCAGCCATGCACCACGGGCCTCTGCCTACCTGGATGGACACACCTCGTCGTCAGCGGTCAGAATCACTCAGTAGCCGTTCCACGATGGTTACCAGCTCTGGGACAGGGACTGGGACAGACAGAGCGACTCCACAGCGCCCCTTTGGGGGAGGAAAGGCTGCAGCAGTGTTGGCAGCGGTAGGCGGACAGTTCCTTTGTTGCTGGCTGCCCTACTTTACTTTCCACCTGTATTCAGCGCTGGCTGCCAGCCCTCCAGCCACTCTAGCCTCTCTGGAGGAGGTGGTCACCTGGATTGGCTACTTCTGCTTCACCTCCAATCCTTTCTTCTATGGCTGTCTCAACAGACAGATCCGGGAGGAGTTGGGCAAGCATCTGCCTTGTCTGTTTCGGCGAGCAGGGACTGAGATGGAGGACAGGCTGCCAAGCCGTGAAGGGTCCATAGAGGAGAATTTCCTTCAGTTTCTTCAGGGCACTGGCTGCAACTTGGATCCTCAAAACTCTCACAGCACCTCCAGTCCTAAAGGGGAGGCCTGCTGCCCTGTGGCTCAGTCGCAGACACCGGAGTTAGCGCAGCCCATACCAATTGATTTCCGTATCCCCGGACAGATTGCAGAGGAGACTTCAGAGTTTATTGATACTGAACAGGCGAAAAACAACCATATATATACAGACACTTaa